Proteins co-encoded in one Kribbella qitaiheensis genomic window:
- a CDS encoding LacI family DNA-binding transcriptional regulator, which produces MARAPRQADIAAAAGVSQTTVSLVLSGNTDGIRLSETTRGRVLAAAEELGYVPDPLATRLASSRNHMLGVYTFASAFPTDVDGFYYSILVGIEEEAAALGQDLVLFTGTGGGDARAHDRTAIRRTRIADGCLFFGRHVPEEPIEWLLGSDFPLVYVGRRDELDGRIPFVGVDYVTASAAVVERLVELGHREIRYLRSDDDAPSSTDREQGVLAAARKARLRTRRIVVREPVVDAGLLRQWVADGVTAVVVEETDTGDLSAALFDALAAAGLTAPGDLSVAALGRPKDRPEVSGFDVPRRELGRRAVRLLFDQITGSGPRVVQQVLLDCVPNAGSSVGPLQKRPLN; this is translated from the coding sequence ATGGCCAGAGCTCCGCGGCAAGCGGATATCGCCGCGGCTGCGGGAGTCTCGCAGACCACGGTGTCGCTGGTCCTGTCCGGGAACACCGACGGGATCCGGCTGTCCGAGACCACCCGCGGACGGGTGCTCGCGGCGGCCGAGGAGCTCGGCTACGTGCCGGATCCGCTGGCGACCCGATTGGCGTCCTCCCGCAACCACATGCTCGGCGTCTACACCTTCGCTTCGGCCTTTCCGACCGATGTGGACGGGTTCTACTACTCGATCCTGGTCGGGATCGAGGAGGAGGCGGCCGCCCTCGGCCAGGACCTGGTGCTGTTCACGGGGACCGGTGGCGGCGACGCGCGGGCCCACGACCGGACGGCGATCAGGCGGACCAGGATCGCCGACGGCTGCCTGTTCTTCGGCCGGCATGTGCCCGAGGAGCCGATCGAGTGGTTGCTCGGGAGCGACTTCCCCCTCGTGTACGTCGGGCGGCGCGACGAGTTGGACGGCCGGATCCCCTTCGTGGGCGTGGACTACGTGACCGCATCGGCTGCCGTGGTCGAGCGGCTCGTCGAGCTCGGACATCGGGAGATCCGCTACCTGCGCTCCGACGACGATGCGCCTTCATCGACGGATCGCGAGCAGGGCGTGCTCGCGGCGGCCCGAAAGGCCCGGCTCCGGACGCGGCGGATCGTAGTACGGGAACCTGTTGTGGATGCGGGGCTCTTACGGCAATGGGTGGCTGACGGCGTGACGGCTGTTGTCGTCGAGGAGACCGATACGGGTGACTTGTCCGCGGCGCTGTTCGATGCGCTGGCGGCTGCGGGGTTGACGGCGCCTGGGGATCTCTCGGTGGCAGCGCTCGGGCGGCCGAAGGATCGGCCCGAGGTGAGCGGGTTCGACGTACCGCGGCGGGAGCTCGGGCGGCGGGCGGTGCGGCTGCTGTTCGATCAGATCACAGGGTCAGGGCCGCGGGTCGTCCAGCAGGTCCTGCTCGACTGTGTCCCCAATGCTGGGAGCAGCGTTGGCCCGCTTCAGAAGCGACCACTGAACTAG
- a CDS encoding FAD-binding oxidoreductase: MAGRPVEGFGGVLLRPGEPGYDEARVVFNAMIDKRPAVIAQCESAADVAAAVRYGVQQRLEIAVRGAGHGVAGTGVSEGGLVIDLRKMRSVQLDPDARIVRVGGGATWSDLDGAAWPYSMATTGGRVSSTGVAGLTLGGGSGWLERKYGLACDSLISVELITADGELVIADETKNTELFWALHGGGGNFGVATALTFRLHPLPGMTLARLFWPADAGTAVIRAYRDLFEQGAPDELGGSVFFAAAPRKDFVPQALQGKSAVGVTATFVGSEAELRSAMAPVLALAPDGMMLAELPYAELQSALDDPSGLRNYWSAEHLSSWPDEAVEAFSARAVEMPAPMTSQQLACPWGGAVARHAGKWPLPHRTAPWVVQSYGVWSDPADDATGIAWAKNVCADLRPYSTGAVYLNFIGDEGHDRVVAGFGKENYDRLARVKAEFDPGNVFHLNQNILPA, encoded by the coding sequence ATGGCGGGGCGGCCGGTGGAAGGGTTCGGCGGGGTGTTGTTGCGGCCTGGCGAGCCCGGGTACGACGAGGCGCGGGTCGTCTTCAACGCGATGATCGACAAACGGCCCGCCGTGATCGCCCAGTGCGAGTCGGCCGCCGATGTCGCGGCGGCGGTCCGGTACGGCGTACAGCAGCGGCTCGAGATCGCGGTCAGAGGCGCCGGACACGGGGTCGCCGGGACAGGCGTGAGCGAGGGCGGCCTGGTCATCGATCTGCGCAAGATGCGGAGCGTCCAGCTCGATCCCGACGCCCGGATCGTCCGGGTCGGAGGTGGGGCGACCTGGTCGGATCTCGACGGCGCCGCCTGGCCGTACTCGATGGCGACCACCGGCGGCAGAGTCTCGTCGACGGGCGTGGCCGGGCTCACGCTCGGTGGTGGTTCGGGATGGCTGGAGCGCAAGTACGGTCTGGCCTGCGACAGCCTCATCTCGGTGGAGCTGATCACGGCCGACGGTGAGTTGGTGATCGCCGACGAGACCAAGAACACCGAGCTGTTCTGGGCGCTGCATGGCGGTGGCGGCAACTTCGGCGTCGCCACGGCGCTGACGTTCAGGTTGCACCCGCTGCCCGGGATGACGCTGGCCAGGTTGTTCTGGCCCGCGGACGCCGGTACGGCGGTGATCCGCGCGTACCGCGACCTGTTCGAGCAGGGAGCGCCGGACGAGCTGGGCGGCAGTGTCTTCTTCGCCGCCGCACCCAGGAAGGACTTCGTACCGCAGGCCTTGCAGGGCAAGTCGGCAGTCGGCGTGACCGCGACCTTCGTGGGGTCCGAGGCGGAGCTGCGGTCGGCGATGGCGCCGGTCCTCGCGCTCGCCCCGGACGGCATGATGCTCGCCGAGCTCCCGTACGCCGAACTGCAGTCCGCGCTGGACGATCCATCAGGGCTCCGGAACTACTGGTCGGCCGAGCACCTGTCGTCCTGGCCCGACGAAGCCGTCGAGGCGTTCAGCGCCCGGGCGGTGGAGATGCCCGCACCTATGACGTCCCAGCAACTGGCCTGTCCGTGGGGTGGAGCGGTGGCCCGGCACGCCGGGAAGTGGCCGCTCCCGCACAGGACGGCGCCTTGGGTAGTCCAGTCGTACGGCGTCTGGTCGGATCCGGCCGATGACGCGACCGGGATCGCGTGGGCCAAGAACGTCTGCGCCGACCTGCGTCCGTACTCGACCGGCGCGGTCTACCTCAACTTCATCGGCGACGAGGGGCATGATCGCGTGGTCGCCGGCTTCGGCAAGGAGAACTACGACCGGCTGGCCCGGGTCAAAGCCGAGTTCGACCCGGGCAACGTCTTCCACCTCAACCAGAACATCTTGCCGGCCTAA
- a CDS encoding lactate racemase domain-containing protein, whose protein sequence is MTTTDARPVATLGGAGQVLAEDEVRAFVRDALAGAGLDGRSVCVIVPDATRSCPLPLLLDAVHQALTGKVSKLTVLVALGTHAEMSADELTAHLGGDYDVLNHEWWKEDTFVDLGTISAEKVAEISGGLLREDVPVRLNRAVVEHDVALVVGPVFPHEVVGFSGGNKYFFPGVAGQEVIDLSHWLGALITSAGIIGTPGVTPVRALINEAAALIPSEKLALSVVAQSGTNALHAVAFGDTVSSWQAAAAVSAQTHVRYLEKPVRRVVSLMPPRYQDIWTAAKGFYKVEPIVADGGEVILYAPHVTQLAAMHPEIEQIGYHCRDYFLGQWDKFRDLHWGVLAHSTHLRGAGTWDATNGEHCRLTVTLATGIPEHVVRAANLNYLDPADFDLAQYEADPDTLVLPNAGEILHRLTSR, encoded by the coding sequence ATGACGACGACAGACGCGAGGCCGGTCGCGACACTGGGCGGGGCCGGCCAGGTACTGGCCGAGGACGAGGTCCGGGCCTTCGTACGGGACGCGCTGGCGGGCGCCGGCCTGGACGGCCGCAGCGTCTGTGTGATCGTGCCGGACGCGACCCGGAGCTGCCCGCTGCCGTTGCTGCTCGACGCGGTTCACCAGGCCTTGACCGGCAAGGTCTCGAAGCTGACCGTGCTGGTTGCCCTAGGCACCCATGCGGAGATGTCGGCCGATGAACTGACGGCCCATCTCGGCGGCGACTACGACGTCCTCAACCACGAATGGTGGAAGGAAGACACCTTCGTCGACCTCGGCACGATCAGCGCGGAGAAGGTCGCGGAGATCTCGGGCGGGTTGCTGCGCGAGGACGTGCCGGTCCGGCTCAATCGCGCTGTCGTCGAGCACGACGTCGCCCTGGTCGTCGGCCCGGTCTTCCCGCATGAGGTGGTCGGCTTCTCCGGCGGCAACAAGTACTTCTTCCCAGGCGTCGCCGGCCAGGAGGTGATCGACCTGTCGCACTGGCTGGGCGCCTTGATCACCAGCGCCGGCATCATCGGTACGCCGGGCGTCACACCGGTGCGCGCTCTGATCAACGAGGCGGCCGCGCTGATCCCATCCGAGAAGCTCGCCCTGTCGGTCGTCGCCCAGTCCGGCACGAACGCTTTGCACGCCGTGGCTTTCGGCGACACCGTCTCGTCCTGGCAGGCAGCCGCCGCCGTCTCCGCGCAGACACACGTGCGCTACCTCGAAAAGCCCGTACGCCGGGTGGTCTCCCTGATGCCGCCTCGCTACCAGGACATCTGGACGGCCGCGAAGGGCTTTTACAAGGTGGAGCCGATCGTCGCGGACGGCGGCGAGGTGATCCTCTACGCGCCGCACGTCACGCAGTTGGCCGCGATGCACCCGGAGATCGAGCAGATCGGCTACCACTGCCGCGACTACTTCCTCGGCCAGTGGGACAAGTTCCGCGACCTCCACTGGGGCGTCCTGGCGCACTCCACCCACCTCCGCGGCGCCGGCACCTGGGACGCGACCAACGGCGAGCACTGCCGCCTGACAGTCACGCTCGCCACCGGCATCCCCGAGCACGTCGTACGAGCTGCCAACCTCAACTACCTGGACCCGGCCGACTTCGACCTCGCCCAGTACGAAGCCGATCCGGACACCCTCGTCCTCCCCAACGCCGGCGAAATCCTCCACCGGCTGACAAGTAGGTGA
- a CDS encoding flavin-containing monooxygenase gives MGQTEVAIVGSGFAGLCMGIKLRQAGCEDFVILEKADELGGTWRDNTYPGCACDIPSYLYSFSFEQNPRWTRMFAPWDEILAYLRHCAEKYGIADKIRYGAEVTEAAFDETTGRWTVTVNGDETLDAQALVTGVGNLHQPKFPDLAGLDTFAGTTFHSSQWDHDHDLTGRRVAVIGTGASAIQFVPRIAEQVAHLDLFQRTAPWITQKPDRAIGPLERGLHARFPAGQRAIRNVIYWGLEGRGLGFTGSPKLMKGLELQARRHLGKQVKDPVLRARLTPDYQIGCKRILLSNDYYPALSRDNVDVVTTGISRITPTGITTGDGVEHPCDTIVLGTGFEVSGNLTRIGILGKDGVDLADSWKQNGIGAHLGMTVAGYPNLFLLVGPNTALGHSSMVFMIEAQVRYVMQALDLLRRRGATYVEVREEAQQQFVGSIQEELGATVWQSGCDSWYLDAQGRNSTIWPEFTVSYWRKTRRLDPADFVLVH, from the coding sequence ATGGGGCAGACCGAGGTTGCGATTGTCGGGTCCGGGTTTGCCGGGCTCTGTATGGGGATCAAGCTTCGCCAGGCCGGGTGTGAGGACTTCGTCATCCTCGAGAAGGCGGACGAGCTCGGTGGGACCTGGCGGGACAACACCTATCCGGGCTGCGCGTGCGACATCCCGTCGTACCTCTACTCGTTCTCGTTCGAGCAGAACCCGCGCTGGACCAGGATGTTCGCGCCCTGGGACGAGATCCTCGCGTACCTGAGGCACTGCGCCGAGAAATACGGCATCGCCGACAAGATCCGGTACGGCGCGGAGGTGACCGAAGCAGCCTTCGACGAGACCACCGGGCGCTGGACCGTCACCGTCAACGGCGACGAGACCCTCGACGCGCAGGCGCTGGTCACCGGCGTCGGGAACCTTCATCAGCCGAAGTTCCCTGACCTGGCCGGCCTCGACACCTTCGCCGGTACGACGTTCCACTCGTCGCAGTGGGACCACGATCACGACCTCACCGGCCGCCGGGTCGCCGTCATCGGCACCGGCGCCTCAGCCATCCAGTTCGTCCCCCGGATCGCCGAGCAGGTCGCCCACCTCGATCTCTTCCAGCGCACGGCGCCGTGGATCACCCAGAAGCCGGACCGCGCGATCGGCCCACTCGAACGCGGCCTGCACGCACGGTTCCCGGCCGGGCAGCGCGCGATCCGCAACGTCATCTACTGGGGTCTGGAAGGTCGCGGCCTCGGTTTCACCGGCAGCCCGAAGCTGATGAAGGGCCTCGAACTGCAGGCCAGGCGACACCTCGGCAAGCAGGTGAAGGACCCCGTACTCCGGGCCAGGCTGACGCCGGACTACCAGATCGGCTGCAAGCGGATCCTCCTTTCGAACGACTACTACCCGGCGCTGTCCCGCGACAACGTGGACGTGGTCACCACCGGCATCAGCCGCATCACCCCGACCGGAATCACGACCGGCGACGGGGTCGAGCACCCGTGCGACACGATCGTGCTCGGCACCGGGTTCGAGGTGTCCGGCAACCTGACCCGGATCGGCATCCTCGGCAAGGACGGCGTCGATCTGGCCGACTCCTGGAAGCAGAACGGGATCGGCGCCCACCTCGGCATGACAGTGGCCGGCTACCCGAACCTGTTCCTGTTGGTCGGCCCGAACACGGCACTCGGCCATTCGTCGATGGTGTTCATGATCGAGGCCCAGGTCCGGTACGTCATGCAGGCACTGGACCTGCTCCGGCGCCGCGGAGCGACGTACGTCGAAGTCCGGGAAGAGGCCCAGCAGCAGTTCGTCGGCAGCATTCAGGAGGAGCTCGGCGCGACCGTCTGGCAGTCCGGCTGCGACAGCTGGTACCTCGACGCCCAGGGGCGCAACTCCACCATCTGGCCCGAGTTCACCGTCAGCTACTGGCGCAAGACCCGTCGCCTGGACCCGGCCGACTTCGTGCTGGTCCACTGA
- a CDS encoding cystathionine beta-synthase, with the protein MRYADSLLDLVGNTPLVRLSKTTDGARPLVLAKVEYFNPGGSVKDRIAVRMVEAAEASGELKPGGTIVEPTSGNTGVGLAMVAQAKGYKCVFVCPDKVSEDKRNVLKAYGAEVVVCPTAVAPEHPDSYYNVSDRLVREIEGAWKPNQYANVNNPISHYESTGPELWEQTEGKITHFVAGVGTGGTISGTGKYLKEVSGGKVQIIGADPEGSVYSGGTGRPYLVEGVGEDFWPETYDKTICDRIIEVSDAESFAVTRRLAREEAMLVGGSAGMAAAAAIRLAKELDDPDAVIVVLLPDGGRGYLTKVFNDDWLAQYGFLAHARQGTTLGQVLAGKDGSMPPLVHTHPHETIAEAVEILREYGVSQMPVVRAEPPVMAAEVAGAVSERTLMDALYSGKAKLADMVEMHMDPALPSLGAGEPVAKAVELLEGRDALMVLDDGKPVGVLTRQDLLGHLSVD; encoded by the coding sequence GTGCGCTACGCAGACTCTCTCCTTGACCTTGTCGGCAACACCCCGCTGGTGCGGCTCTCGAAGACCACCGACGGCGCGAGACCTTTGGTCCTCGCCAAAGTCGAGTACTTCAACCCCGGTGGCTCGGTGAAGGACCGGATCGCGGTCCGGATGGTCGAGGCGGCGGAGGCCTCCGGCGAGCTCAAGCCGGGCGGCACGATCGTCGAGCCGACCTCCGGCAACACCGGCGTCGGGCTGGCGATGGTGGCCCAGGCGAAGGGCTACAAGTGCGTCTTCGTCTGCCCGGACAAGGTCAGCGAGGACAAGCGCAACGTGCTCAAGGCGTACGGCGCCGAGGTGGTCGTCTGCCCGACCGCGGTCGCCCCGGAGCACCCCGATTCGTACTACAACGTCTCCGACCGGCTGGTCCGGGAGATCGAGGGCGCCTGGAAGCCGAACCAGTACGCCAACGTGAACAACCCGATCTCGCACTACGAGTCGACCGGCCCCGAGCTCTGGGAGCAGACCGAGGGCAAGATCACCCACTTCGTGGCGGGCGTCGGCACCGGCGGCACGATCAGCGGCACCGGCAAGTACCTCAAGGAGGTCTCCGGCGGGAAGGTGCAGATCATCGGCGCCGACCCGGAAGGCTCGGTTTACTCGGGCGGCACCGGACGGCCGTATCTGGTCGAGGGCGTCGGCGAGGACTTCTGGCCGGAGACCTACGACAAGACCATCTGTGACCGGATCATCGAGGTCTCGGACGCCGAGTCGTTCGCCGTCACCCGGCGGCTGGCTCGCGAAGAGGCGATGCTGGTCGGCGGCTCGGCCGGGATGGCGGCGGCCGCGGCGATCCGGCTGGCCAAAGAGCTCGACGACCCCGACGCGGTGATCGTGGTGCTGCTGCCGGATGGCGGCCGTGGCTACCTGACCAAGGTGTTCAACGACGACTGGCTGGCGCAGTACGGGTTCCTGGCGCACGCGCGGCAGGGGACGACGCTCGGCCAGGTGCTGGCCGGCAAGGACGGCAGTATGCCGCCGCTGGTGCACACCCACCCGCACGAGACGATCGCCGAGGCGGTCGAGATCCTGCGCGAGTACGGCGTATCGCAGATGCCCGTGGTCCGGGCGGAGCCGCCGGTGATGGCGGCCGAGGTGGCCGGTGCGGTGTCGGAGCGGACGCTGATGGACGCCCTGTACTCCGGTAAGGCGAAGCTTGCCGACATGGTCGAGATGCACATGGACCCGGCGTTGCCGTCACTCGGCGCGGGGGAGCCCGTCGCCAAGGCGGTCGAGTTGCTCGAGGGCCGCGACGCCCTGATGGTGCTGGACGACGGCAAGCCGGTCGGCGTACTCACCCGCCAGGACCTGCTGGGCCATCTCTCCGTCGACTGA
- a CDS encoding SGNH/GDSL hydrolase family protein — protein sequence MGKETGRVRSAKRLAQAAAFGGGGLGLIGAMLYGVLSAEASYAKRLIGPARTYPTRGDGLYGRYPGHPITLAMIGDSSAAGYGTSSPDETPGVLLACGLAELAKRPVRLVDVSKTGAKSINLAGQVDNALLAGPHVAAILIGVNDVKAQVPPSQSVRLLDLAVRRLRAANCEVVVGTCPDLGVVRPIMQPLRQVARTWSQRLAAAQTIAVVEAGGRTVSMGSLLSEAFRTNPSMWGPDNFHPSVTGYAAASAALLPSVAAAVGVGAESFLNLESFRGEAVLPIAEAAAQAARTAGTEVAPAQVAGNEQGPRGRWAQLRHRRRHPNPEVSRVEDPTESSADPIPVGK from the coding sequence GTGGGGAAAGAAACGGGGCGGGTGCGGTCGGCCAAGCGGTTGGCCCAGGCCGCGGCTTTCGGGGGCGGGGGGCTCGGGCTGATCGGCGCGATGCTGTACGGCGTACTGAGTGCGGAGGCTTCGTATGCCAAGCGGTTGATCGGGCCGGCGCGGACCTATCCGACCCGGGGCGACGGTCTGTACGGCCGCTATCCGGGACATCCGATCACGCTGGCGATGATCGGCGATTCGAGTGCCGCGGGATATGGCACGTCGTCACCGGACGAGACCCCCGGCGTACTGCTGGCGTGCGGTCTGGCCGAGCTGGCGAAGCGTCCGGTGCGGCTGGTCGACGTCTCGAAGACAGGCGCCAAGTCGATCAATCTGGCCGGGCAGGTGGACAACGCCCTGCTGGCCGGCCCGCATGTGGCCGCGATCCTGATCGGCGTCAACGACGTGAAGGCGCAGGTACCGCCGTCGCAGTCGGTGCGGCTGCTGGACCTCGCCGTACGCCGGTTGCGCGCGGCCAACTGCGAGGTCGTCGTCGGTACGTGCCCGGACCTGGGCGTCGTACGGCCGATCATGCAGCCGCTGCGTCAGGTGGCACGCACGTGGAGCCAGCGACTGGCCGCGGCCCAGACGATCGCGGTCGTCGAGGCCGGCGGCCGGACCGTCTCGATGGGCTCGCTGCTGAGCGAAGCCTTCCGGACCAACCCGTCGATGTGGGGCCCTGACAACTTCCACCCCTCCGTCACCGGGTACGCCGCGGCCTCGGCCGCCCTACTACCGTCAGTCGCCGCGGCGGTCGGCGTAGGCGCCGAATCGTTCCTGAACCTGGAGTCCTTCCGCGGCGAGGCAGTCCTGCCGATCGCCGAAGCCGCAGCCCAGGCCGCCCGCACCGCAGGCACCGAGGTAGCCCCGGCCCAGGTAGCCGGCAACGAACAAGGCCCCCGCGGCCGCTGGGCCCAACTACGCCACCGCCGCCGCCACCCCAACCCCGAAGTATCCCGAGTAGAAGACCCAACCGAGAGCTCCGCCGACCCCATCCCAGTAGGTAAGTAA